Proteins from a single region of Dyadobacter fanqingshengii:
- a CDS encoding AraC family transcriptional regulator, producing MYGTVRVLRNIIYAATAKGGNLNKLCAALGINPSDLHDGDRKIEGVKPVMDLWTEVMASTGDHAFGLHMGLENKPCVLGLLGYLMQSCRTVGEAFTEIITYQQTISGWISYNYAVGKECELTFSINPMWLQVSPETARQALETAISGALSYIYIFTGQKVYPLRAALAYKTPVSKAEYERIFHCPVHFEGEQNKLIFSKEVADMLLISYDESLYMSFAEILKNKSAGTGARGSFADQVKKVIIQDFYGKTPSLEIIAAHMNLSERSLQRRLQQENESYRSLGASIKQELAFNLLKNTDATVHAISEVLGYTEASAFHRAFKNWTQTSPVQKKRTLG from the coding sequence ATGTACGGAACCGTTCGCGTTTTAAGAAACATCATTTATGCGGCTACCGCAAAGGGCGGTAACCTCAATAAATTATGCGCTGCGCTGGGCATAAATCCTTCTGATCTTCATGATGGTGACCGGAAAATAGAAGGCGTGAAACCCGTGATGGATCTTTGGACCGAGGTGATGGCTTCTACGGGCGATCACGCATTTGGCTTACACATGGGTCTCGAAAACAAGCCGTGTGTCCTTGGGTTATTGGGTTATCTGATGCAGAGTTGCCGGACCGTCGGCGAAGCATTTACCGAAATCATCACTTACCAACAGACTATTTCGGGATGGATCTCTTACAATTATGCTGTGGGTAAAGAATGTGAGCTCACTTTTTCAATCAATCCAATGTGGCTGCAAGTGTCACCGGAAACTGCCCGCCAAGCTTTGGAAACGGCGATAAGCGGAGCGCTTAGCTACATTTATATTTTTACCGGGCAAAAAGTGTATCCGTTGCGGGCCGCACTGGCTTATAAAACGCCGGTTTCAAAAGCGGAGTACGAACGGATTTTCCACTGCCCTGTGCATTTTGAAGGAGAGCAAAACAAACTGATTTTTTCGAAAGAGGTCGCTGACATGCTGCTGATCAGCTACGACGAATCGTTGTATATGTCCTTTGCGGAGATCCTCAAAAATAAAAGCGCCGGAACAGGCGCCCGGGGCAGCTTTGCAGATCAGGTGAAGAAGGTGATTATTCAGGATTTTTATGGAAAAACTCCTTCTCTGGAAATCATAGCAGCCCATATGAACCTTAGTGAAAGGTCTTTGCAGCGGCGATTGCAGCAGGAAAATGAAAGTTACCGTTCCCTTGGAGCCAGTATCAAGCAGGAACTGGCGTTCAACCTGTTGAAAAACACGGACGCGACCGTTCACGCCATCTCCGAAGTGTTGGGTTACACAGAAGCAAGTGCCTTCCACCGGGCATTTAAAAACTGGACCCAAACCAGTCCCGTCCAGAAAAAGCGCACGTTGGGATAA